The stretch of DNA CAGCAGATTGCCCGCCCCGCGGATATCGAGGTCCTGGCTTGCCAGCGTGAACCCCGCGCCAAGACTGTCGAGCGAGCCCAGCACCCGAAGCCGCTTTTCCGCCTGCACGGTCAGCCTGGCGCGCGGCTCTGTCGTGAAATAGGCATAGGCGCGGATCTTGGACCGGCCCACCCGGCCCCGGATCTGGTAGAGCTGCGCCAGCCCGAACATGTCGGCGCGATGCACGATCAGCGTGTTCGCGGACGGAATGTCTAGACCCGATTCCACGATGGTCGTGGCCAGCAGCACATCCGCCTGCCCGTCGTAGAAGGCGTTCATCCGCTGGTCCAGCTCTCCGGCCGCCATCTGCCCATGCGCCACGATCACCCGCACCTCGGGCACCTGTTCGCGCAGGAAGCTTTCCATCTCTGCGATATCTGTGATCCGCGGCACGACGAAGAAGCTTTGCCCGCCGCGGTAATGCTCGCGCAGAAGCGCCTCGCGGATGGTGACGCCGTCGAACTCGCTGACATAGGTGCGGATCGCCAGCCGGTCCACCGGCGGGGTCGCGATCAGCGACAGGTCCCGAACCCCCGTCAATGCGAGTTGCAGCGTGCGCGGGATCGGCGTCGCCGTCATCGTCAGCACATGCACCTCAGAGCGAAGCTGCTTCAGCCGCTCCTTGTGGGCGACGCCGAATTTCTGCTCTTCGTCGATGATGACAAGTCCCAGGTGGGCGAACTTCACCGACTTCGCCAGAAGCGCGTGGGTGCCGATGACGATATTCACATCGCCCCGGCTCAGCCCCTCGCGGGTTTCACCCGCCTCGCGCGCGCCCACGAAGCGCGAAAGCTGGCGCACCGTGACGGGCATGCCGCGGAAACGCTCGGCAAAGGCCTTGTAGTGCTGGCGCGCAAGCAGCGTTGTGGGGGCAATGACCGCCACCTGCTGGCCCGACATCGCGGCGACAAAGGCCGCGCGCAGCGCGACCTCGGTCTTGCCGAAGCCCACATCGCCGCAGATCAGCCGGTCCATCGGGCGGCCCGAGGACAGATCGCCCAGCACATCCTCGATCGCGTTCAGCTGGTCGTCCGTCTCCTGGTAGGGGAAGCGGGCGCAGAAGGCGTCCCACAGGTCTTCGGGCGGGGTCAGCGCGGGCGCGCTGCGCAACGCCCGCTCGGCCGCTATCCGGATCAGCCGGTCGGCCATCTCGCGGATGCGTTCCTTCAGCTTCGCCTTCCTGGCCTGCCAGGCGCCACCGCCCAGCCGGTCGAGAAGCCCCTCTTCATGGCCGTAGCGGCTGAGCAGCTCGATGTTCTCCACCGGCAGGAACAGCCGGTCGCCCCCGGCATATTCAAGCGCCAGGCACTCATGCGGCGCGCCGGCTGCCGTGACGGTCACAAGCCCCGTGTAGCGCCCGACGCCGTGTTCGACATGCACGACCAGGTCGCCTGTTGTCAGCGCATTCGCTTCGGTCAGGAAGTTCTCGGCCTTGCGCCGGCGCTTCGGCGCGCGGATCAGCCTGTCGCCCAGGATGTCCTGTTCGGTGATGACCGTCAGCCCCGGCGCGGTGAAGCCCTGCTCCAGTCCCATCACGGCCAGGAACAGCCCGCCCGCGCCGCTGGGCAGGTCCCTCACGGTGGCGATGGGTTTCGCGCCCTCGACGCCGGTATCCTCCAGCAGGGTGCCCATCCGCTCGCGCGCGCCTTCGGAATAGGTCGCAAGGATCACATGGGTTTCGCGCAGCCGGGCGCGGACATGATCGGCCAGCGCACCGAAAAGGCTTACCTCCTCGCGCTGGCGTTCGGGCGCGAAGCTGCGGCCCACGCGCGCACCGGCATCGGTCACGTTCAGGCCCACGGGCTGGGGCAGGACCGACAACTGACGCACGGCCCGGCCATCGAGAGCGCGGGTCCAGGCGGCGTCGTCCAGGTACAGAAGGCCGGGCGCCACGGGCTTGTAGACGGTGCCGATGCGGCCCCGGTCCTTCATCGCCTCGCGCCGGGCGTCGTACTGGTCGGCGATACCGTCCCAGCGGCTTTGCCGTGCGGCCTCCAGCTGGTCGTCCAGCAGCACCGGCGCGCCGGGCAGGTAGTCAAAGATCG from Halovulum dunhuangense encodes:
- the mfd gene encoding transcription-repair coupling factor encodes the protein MNMQPPKPGRSTIGGAPEGFDATVLARLAEAGQGPVIHVARDGARLESMRAALAFFAPELPVISFPAWDCLPYDRISPAAEISAARMSVLAGLADGMPGRFALLTTLSAAAQFVPARETVAAASFTAQVGRQIDVDALKEFLIRMGYAQAPTVTEPGDFAVRGGLIDIFPPGADQPLRLDLFGDVLDGVRRFDPATQRSGAAEKGIDLSPASEIILDAPAIQRFRQNYRIEFGAAGSDDPLYEAVSAGRKHQGMEHWLPFFHDRLETIFDYLPGAPVLLDDQLEAARQSRWDGIADQYDARREAMKDRGRIGTVYKPVAPGLLYLDDAAWTRALDGRAVRQLSVLPQPVGLNVTDAGARVGRSFAPERQREEVSLFGALADHVRARLRETHVILATYSEGARERMGTLLEDTGVEGAKPIATVRDLPSGAGGLFLAVMGLEQGFTAPGLTVITEQDILGDRLIRAPKRRRKAENFLTEANALTTGDLVVHVEHGVGRYTGLVTVTAAGAPHECLALEYAGGDRLFLPVENIELLSRYGHEEGLLDRLGGGAWQARKAKLKERIREMADRLIRIAAERALRSAPALTPPEDLWDAFCARFPYQETDDQLNAIEDVLGDLSSGRPMDRLICGDVGFGKTEVALRAAFVAAMSGQQVAVIAPTTLLARQHYKAFAERFRGMPVTVRQLSRFVGAREAGETREGLSRGDVNIVIGTHALLAKSVKFAHLGLVIIDEEQKFGVAHKERLKQLRSEVHVLTMTATPIPRTLQLALTGVRDLSLIATPPVDRLAIRTYVSEFDGVTIREALLREHYRGGQSFFVVPRITDIAEMESFLREQVPEVRVIVAHGQMAAGELDQRMNAFYDGQADVLLATTIVESGLDIPSANTLIVHRADMFGLAQLYQIRGRVGRSKIRAYAYFTTEPRARLTVQAEKRLRVLGSLDSLGAGFTLASQDLDIRGAGNLLGDEQSGHVREVGYELYQDMLEEAIAKLKSGELEGISESDEGWAPQINLGVPVLIPADYVEDLDVRLGLYRRLSSLATKVEMEGFAAELIDRFGPLPKEVNVLMNVVRIKGVCKRAGIAKLDGGPKGAVILFHNNRFANPAGLVDYIRGENGLARIKDNKLVVRRDWSRDADKIRGAYAIVTELAKLAAEGAPKKKTG